In Aquamicrobium sp., the genomic stretch GCTCGTCGGCCAGCAGGCGCTGGGCGGCGTTGCGCGCCTTGTCGGGGCTGTCGCCCGCATCGCCGACGACGAGGCGCAGCTTGGCCCCGCCGAGCGCCTTGATGCCGCCGGCCGCGTTGATGTCGTCGACCGCCAGCTGCGCGCCGTTGGCGAGGATCTTGCCGGTGCGGGCCCACGGCCCGGTCAGCGGCGCGATGACGGCGACCGGGATGTCGTCGGCTGCCTGGGCCGGTGCGGACCCGAGAGCAGCGGCTCCGACCAGGGCCGTCGCGATAAGCTTCTTAAACATGGAACCTCCTGTTGATCATGTTCACTTCGCAGTCACTCCAGCCCGCCGGAATAGGCGCGGCTGATATGGCCCATACGGGTCAGCTCCTCGGCTGCGCCTTCGGCGGTGACGACACCGCTTTGCAGGACGTAGGCGCGGTCGCAGAGTTCCAGCGCTTCGCCCACCCGCTGCTCGACCAGGAGAACCGACATGCTCTGCTCGTCGTGCAGCCTGCCGATGCAGGCGAAGATCTCGTCGACGATGGCCGGCGCCAGCCCCATCGAGGGCTCGTCCAGCAGCAGAAGCCGCGGGTTGCCGGTCAGCGCCCGACCGATCGCCACCATCTGCTGCTCGCCGCCGGACAGCGTGCCGGCAAGCTGCTCGCGGCGCTCGGCGAGCCGGGGAAACAGCGAGAACACGAAGTCGAGGCTGCGCTGCCTGTCGACCGTGCGGCTGGCGGCGAAGAAGCCGCACATGAGATTCTTGGACACGGACATGTTCTTGAAGACATGCCGCCCCTCGGGGACATGACCGATGCCCAGCCGGGCGCGCTCGTGGGTCTGCAGGCCGGCAAGGTCCCGGCCGTCGAACATGATCCGGCCCGCGGCGAGCGGCGCCGTCCCCAGCAGCGCCTTGAAC encodes the following:
- a CDS encoding ABC transporter ATP-binding protein, with the translated sequence MLKVDNITVRYGGLTALRDVTLELDEGGFVALVGANGAGKSSLFKALLGTAPLAAGRIMFDGRDLAGLQTHERARLGIGHVPEGRHVFKNMSVSKNLMCGFFAASRTVDRQRSLDFVFSLFPRLAERREQLAGTLSGGEQQMVAIGRALTGNPRLLLLDEPSMGLAPAIVDEIFACIGRLHDEQSMSVLLVEQRVGEALELCDRAYVLQSGVVTAEGAAEELTRMGHISRAYSGGLE